CACATTTGCGGGATGCGAGATGCGGGATGCGCGGTACGGGTGATACCATTGGAGAAGGTGGTTGAATGATTCCTCTTACAGTGATTCTCCTCTTTTTACCCCTTTGTTCTGTTGCAGATGATGTGCAGACTCCGGCTTTATGGCAGCAACTTTATCAGCAGGGCGACGAACTGGAGAAAATCGGAAAGTATTCCGAAGCGATTGCCAAATACGAAAAGAGTCTGAAAAGTGCTGAAGAGTCTGATGACAATGCGGCTGCCGCAAAAAGTTTGATTGGTATTGGGCGGATACGAACGAAGCTCGGGGAATATGCGGAAGCCATGAAGCTCATTCAGCAGGGAAGAGTGTTAAGCGAGCAGATCAATGATCGATCTACTATCGTTTCGGC
This region of bacterium genomic DNA includes:
- a CDS encoding tetratricopeptide repeat protein is translated as MIPLTVILLFLPLCSVADDVQTPALWQQLYQQGDELEKIGKYSEAIAKYEKSLKSAEESDDNAAAAKSLIGIGRIRTKLGEYAEAMKLIQQGRVLSEQINDRSTIVSALVGISELHERESRFQEALQSSEQALAIAQESKDKQSLSA